Proteins encoded by one window of Dietzia sp. B32:
- a CDS encoding 8-oxoguanine deaminase — protein MSSGGAAVLIENCAVATMDGAGAGVGIGAGAGAEYTTGHVLLEGGRITAVGAGPCDPARIPAGAERVDGTGCLATPGLVNTHHHLYQWLTRGLAADATLFEWLTASYPVWAGIDADDVRTAALGGLAHLALGGCTTTTDHHYVVPADAGDVFAAEIEAAAAVGLRFHPGRGSMDLGRSSGGLPPDSVVEGTDAILAGTADVIDRFHDAGPDSMCRIAVAPCSPFSVTGDLLRTSADLARERGVRLHTHLAETDDEEEFCRERFGSTPMEYMETVGWVGPDVWFAHTVHLDDPAIAAMAAGGMAAAHCPVSNGRLGAGIARVPDMLAAGIPVGLGVDGSASNESGVLWEEMHTALLLARATRGPRAMDVRTALRMATVDGARALGREGEIGRLAVGYQADVALWRLDTPAHAGIDDPVAALVLGSRPPMAGVWVQGRRVVADGRVLTVDTDAVARDVVAARRRLLARAG, from the coding sequence GTGAGCTCCGGTGGGGCGGCGGTGCTCATCGAGAACTGCGCGGTCGCGACCATGGACGGGGCCGGGGCCGGGGTCGGGATCGGGGCCGGGGCCGGTGCCGAGTACACCACCGGCCACGTGCTGCTCGAGGGCGGCCGGATCACCGCGGTGGGGGCGGGGCCGTGCGATCCGGCGCGGATCCCGGCCGGCGCGGAGCGCGTCGACGGCACGGGTTGTCTGGCCACCCCGGGCCTGGTCAACACCCATCACCACCTGTACCAGTGGCTCACCCGGGGGCTCGCGGCCGACGCGACGCTCTTCGAGTGGCTCACGGCCTCGTACCCGGTGTGGGCGGGCATCGACGCCGACGACGTCCGCACCGCCGCGCTGGGCGGGCTCGCGCACCTGGCGCTGGGCGGCTGCACCACCACCACGGACCACCACTACGTGGTGCCTGCCGATGCCGGGGACGTGTTCGCCGCCGAGATCGAAGCGGCCGCCGCCGTGGGCCTGCGCTTCCACCCCGGTCGCGGGTCAATGGATCTGGGCCGCAGCTCGGGCGGGCTGCCTCCGGACTCGGTGGTGGAGGGCACCGACGCGATCCTCGCCGGCACCGCCGACGTGATCGACCGGTTCCACGACGCGGGCCCCGACTCGATGTGCCGCATAGCCGTGGCGCCGTGCTCACCGTTCTCCGTGACCGGCGACCTGCTGCGCACCAGCGCCGATCTCGCCCGCGAGCGGGGCGTACGCCTGCACACCCATCTGGCCGAGACCGACGACGAAGAGGAGTTTTGTCGCGAACGCTTCGGCAGCACACCGATGGAGTACATGGAGACGGTGGGCTGGGTGGGCCCGGACGTGTGGTTCGCCCACACCGTGCACCTCGACGACCCGGCGATCGCCGCGATGGCCGCCGGCGGGATGGCGGCCGCGCACTGTCCCGTCTCCAACGGCCGCCTGGGCGCCGGAATCGCCCGCGTCCCGGACATGCTCGCCGCGGGGATCCCGGTCGGGCTGGGCGTGGACGGCTCGGCGAGCAACGAGTCGGGCGTGCTGTGGGAGGAGATGCACACCGCGCTCCTGCTGGCCCGCGCCACCCGCGGCCCCCGGGCGATGGACGTGCGCACGGCGCTGCGGATGGCCACCGTGGACGGCGCCCGCGCGCTCGGGCGGGAGGGTGAGATCGGGCGGCTGGCCGTCGGATACCAGGCGGATGTCGCACTGTGGCGCCTGGACACCCCGGCCCACGCGGGGATCGATGACCCGGTGGCCGCGCTCGTCCTGGGGTCCCGCCCGCCGATGGCCGGGGTGTGGGTGCAGGGCCGTCGGGTGGTGGCCGACGGGCGCGTGCTCACCGTGGACACCGACGCCGTGGCCCGCGACGTGGTGGCCGCCCGCCGCCGGCTGCTCGCCCGGGCGGGGTGA